From a single Collimonas pratensis genomic region:
- a CDS encoding MFS transporter: protein MDLTVAAANPAIEEPALAPWITVLLAAACGLIAANIYYAQPLAGLLLITPLGDLFENRRLVLVLIGLATLALLAAGLASHPAQFLVAALFIGLGSVAVQVLVPYASHMVPEAARGRMVGNIMSGLMLGIMLARPASSFITQMSSWHMVFFLSAGLMVLLALLLSRTLPQRVPPAKLSYGALLASMARLVLRTPVLRRRALYHAFLFAAFSLFWTTTPLLLAGPAFHLSQGGIALFALAGVAGSIAAPIAGRLADRGLSRPATGLAMLAVALAFLMTHIGQQGSTLALGLLVAAAILLDFGVAANMTIGQRAIFMHGAEFRARLNGLYMTTFFIGGAIGSAVGGWAYAQGGWNLASSIGFILPVLALLYYATER from the coding sequence ATGGATTTAACTGTTGCTGCCGCCAACCCGGCTATCGAAGAGCCGGCGCTGGCGCCGTGGATCACCGTACTGCTGGCAGCTGCCTGCGGCCTGATCGCTGCCAATATCTACTATGCCCAGCCGCTGGCCGGCCTGCTGCTGATTACGCCGCTCGGCGATCTGTTTGAAAACCGGCGCCTGGTGCTGGTCCTGATCGGGCTGGCCACGCTAGCTTTGCTGGCGGCGGGGCTGGCCTCTCATCCGGCACAATTTTTGGTCGCCGCGCTGTTCATCGGCCTCGGCTCGGTGGCGGTGCAGGTGCTGGTGCCGTACGCCTCGCACATGGTGCCGGAAGCGGCACGCGGGCGCATGGTCGGCAACATCATGAGCGGGCTGATGTTGGGCATCATGTTGGCGCGGCCGGCATCGAGTTTCATCACGCAGATGTCGTCCTGGCACATGGTGTTTTTTCTCTCCGCCGGGCTGATGGTGCTGCTGGCGTTGTTGCTGTCGCGGACCTTGCCGCAGCGTGTGCCGCCGGCCAAGTTAAGCTATGGCGCGCTGCTGGCTTCGATGGCGCGACTGGTGCTGCGCACGCCCGTGTTGCGCCGACGGGCGCTGTATCATGCCTTTCTGTTCGCTGCCTTCAGCCTGTTCTGGACCACCACGCCATTGCTGCTGGCAGGGCCGGCCTTCCATCTGTCGCAAGGCGGGATCGCCCTGTTTGCGCTGGCGGGCGTGGCTGGATCGATTGCCGCGCCGATCGCCGGCCGGCTCGCCGATCGCGGCTTGAGCCGTCCGGCGACCGGGCTGGCGATGCTGGCGGTAGCGCTTGCTTTCCTGATGACGCACATCGGCCAGCAAGGTTCGACCCTGGCCCTGGGTTTACTGGTCGCGGCCGCGATCTTGCTGGATTTCGGCGTCGCCGCCAATATGACCATCGGACAGCGGGCAATCTTCATGCATGGCGCCGAATTCCGGGCGCGCCTGAACGGTTTGTACATGACGACCTTCTTTATCGGCGGCGCCATCGGCTCGGCGGTTGGCGGCTGGGCCTATGCGCAAGGCGGCTGGAATCTTGCGTCCTCGATTGGCTTCATATTGCCGGTGCTGGCCTTGCTTTACTATGCGACGGAGCGTTGA
- the gcvA gene encoding transcriptional regulator GcvA, with protein MDNSKARRLPPLAALRAFEAAARHVSVKSAAAELSVTPTAVSHQIRRLEQTLGIALFQRQPRQLHLTAAGAELYAPLRDGFDAFAAAISRIQARETPQALTISTTPALAARWLLPRLGAFRAAYPNQDLRLHTSVEIAALDGNTADIAIRYGLGKWPGLVAEKLFDDRIAPVCSPRLKVKKAADLLKQTLIHCEWKNTLRKPSTWRAWARAAGIHQLDSRAGMMFSDESHAISAAIAGQGVALLSTSLIEPELRSGVLLQPFGPVLNTYAFYLVYPESRESDPLVQAACAWIGVQAGESAAPL; from the coding sequence ATGGATAACTCGAAAGCGCGCCGCCTGCCGCCGCTGGCAGCCCTCAGAGCGTTCGAAGCGGCGGCGCGGCATGTGAGCGTCAAGTCCGCAGCGGCAGAACTCTCGGTGACGCCGACGGCGGTAAGCCACCAGATCAGGCGTCTGGAACAAACCCTCGGCATCGCATTGTTCCAGCGCCAGCCGCGGCAACTGCACCTGACCGCAGCCGGTGCCGAGCTGTATGCACCATTGCGCGACGGCTTCGATGCATTCGCTGCCGCCATCAGTCGCATCCAGGCCCGGGAAACGCCGCAAGCACTCACCATCTCGACCACGCCGGCGCTTGCGGCGCGCTGGCTGCTGCCGCGGCTGGGCGCATTCCGCGCCGCCTATCCGAACCAGGATCTGCGTTTGCACACATCGGTGGAAATTGCAGCGCTGGACGGCAACACTGCAGACATCGCCATCCGCTACGGCCTCGGGAAATGGCCCGGGCTGGTCGCCGAAAAACTTTTTGACGACCGCATCGCGCCGGTCTGCAGTCCGCGGCTAAAGGTAAAGAAAGCGGCAGACCTGCTCAAGCAAACCCTGATTCATTGCGAATGGAAAAACACGCTGCGCAAACCGTCAACCTGGCGTGCGTGGGCCCGGGCGGCCGGCATCCACCAGCTGGACAGCCGCGCCGGCATGATGTTCTCCGATGAAAGCCACGCCATCTCGGCAGCCATCGCCGGCCAGGGCGTGGCGCTGCTGAGCACCTCCCTGATCGAACCGGAATTGCGCAGCGGCGTCTTGCTGCAACCGTTCGGCCCTGTGCTCAATACCTATGCCTTCTATCTGGTCTACCCGGAAAGCAGGGAGAGCGATCCGCTGGTGCAAGCCGCCTGCGCCTGGATCGGCGTGCAAGCTGGCGAGTCGGCCGCGCCGCTTTAA
- a CDS encoding HAD-IA family hydrolase, giving the protein MSGSDSTAATSRYSAFLFDMDGTILNSIAAAERIWGVWALRHGLDVASFLPTIHGARAVDTVARLALPGVDPEQEAIGITLAEIADVEGIVEINGAADFLRSLPADKWAVVTSAPRDLAARRMKAAGIPVPAVLVTAEDVAAGKPHPDGYLLAASKLNVDARDCLVFEDAAVGIAAGEAAGATVMVVTATHFHPLASPHPSINSYETMLIEIDSDGLMLLQERGA; this is encoded by the coding sequence ATGTCCGGCAGCGATTCAACGGCAGCCACAAGCCGTTACAGTGCTTTCCTGTTCGATATGGACGGCACCATCCTTAATTCTATCGCGGCGGCGGAACGCATCTGGGGGGTGTGGGCGCTGCGCCATGGCCTCGATGTTGCATCCTTTCTGCCGACCATACATGGTGCGCGGGCGGTTGATACTGTCGCGCGGCTGGCATTGCCTGGGGTCGATCCGGAGCAGGAAGCAATCGGCATTACACTGGCGGAAATTGCCGACGTCGAAGGGATTGTTGAAATAAACGGCGCGGCCGACTTCCTGCGATCACTGCCGGCGGACAAGTGGGCCGTGGTCACTTCCGCACCCAGAGACCTGGCGGCGCGGCGCATGAAAGCAGCCGGCATTCCTGTTCCAGCCGTTCTGGTGACGGCGGAAGATGTCGCCGCCGGCAAACCGCATCCTGATGGCTACCTGCTGGCGGCCAGCAAGCTGAATGTCGACGCCCGCGACTGCCTGGTATTCGAAGATGCGGCTGTCGGCATTGCCGCCGGCGAAGCGGCAGGCGCCACGGTGATGGTGGTCACTGCGACACATTTCCATCCACTGGCTAGCCCTCATCCATCAATCAACAGCTATGAAACCATGCTCATCGAAATCGACAGCGACGGCTTGATGCTGCTGCAGGAACGGGGCGCGTGA
- a CDS encoding mechanosensitive ion channel family protein translates to MNLSIFPDLEYLRLGLYVLGAALLAALLAVVVHHAGIALLRRLSANRPFVNNLSFMAYRASRMCLVLFAVRLVLTGAPDDTPWLAPLSYLSSVALIIALTWLAMQAITAFGATVTQLNPATVADNLKARRLLTQTRVLTRSAYFIAALLGLAFVLLTLPGARQFGASLLASAGVAGLVAGIAARPVLGNFIAGMQIAFSQPIRIDDVLIVQGEWGRVEEITGAFVVIRIWDERRLIVPLQWFIENPFENWTHTSSTILGTVFLWLDFGVPVPAIRTEFERICKQSPLWDGRVCVLHVTDANDRAMQLRLLVSARDSGSAFDLRCAIREAMLGFIARDYPESLPRLRAALDREPVQVVE, encoded by the coding sequence ATGAACTTGTCTATTTTTCCTGACCTCGAATACCTGCGCCTGGGGCTGTATGTCCTCGGCGCGGCGTTGCTGGCGGCCTTGCTGGCCGTTGTCGTGCACCATGCGGGCATCGCTCTCCTGCGCCGGCTGAGCGCGAACCGGCCGTTCGTCAACAATCTCAGTTTCATGGCTTACCGCGCCAGCAGGATGTGTCTGGTCCTGTTCGCCGTGCGCCTGGTGCTGACCGGCGCGCCGGACGACACGCCCTGGCTGGCGCCACTGTCCTACCTGAGTTCGGTGGCGCTGATCATCGCCCTGACCTGGCTGGCTATGCAAGCCATTACCGCATTCGGCGCCACGGTGACCCAGCTCAACCCCGCCACCGTCGCCGACAACCTGAAAGCACGGCGACTCCTGACCCAGACCAGGGTGTTGACGCGCAGCGCTTATTTCATTGCTGCCTTGCTCGGCCTGGCTTTCGTCCTGCTGACGCTGCCGGGGGCGCGCCAGTTCGGCGCCAGTCTGCTAGCCTCGGCCGGCGTGGCGGGCTTGGTGGCCGGCATCGCCGCCCGTCCGGTACTGGGCAATTTCATCGCCGGCATGCAGATCGCGTTTTCCCAGCCGATCCGTATCGACGACGTCTTGATCGTCCAGGGTGAATGGGGGCGCGTCGAAGAAATCACCGGCGCCTTCGTCGTCATCCGTATTTGGGATGAAAGACGCCTGATCGTGCCGCTGCAGTGGTTCATCGAAAATCCTTTCGAAAACTGGACCCACACTTCCTCGACCATCCTCGGCACCGTCTTCCTGTGGCTCGATTTCGGCGTGCCGGTGCCGGCCATACGCACCGAATTCGAACGCATCTGCAAACAATCACCGCTATGGGACGGCCGCGTCTGCGTGTTGCACGTGACAGACGCCAACGATCGCGCCATGCAATTGCGCCTGCTGGTCAGCGCGCGCGACTCCGGCAGCGCCTTCGACCTGCGTTGCGCGATCCGCGAAGCCATGCTCGGCTTCATCGCCCGTGACTATCCGGAGAGTTTGCCGCGCTTGCGTGCGGCGCTGGACAGAGAGCCTGTCCAAGTAGTGGAATGA
- a CDS encoding alpha/beta hydrolase family protein has protein sequence MTVFADPLQPAAPACLTGAYRSPAGEIISLTQRPGFPQTLLATDFKGRSGVFEATGENALNAAADADNPARLAGHLSYAGCQADAIGLQFSGAGEQQWTRLPLRISRTHFMSGAVQLNGELIEPVSAGGKPPLFVLVHGSESTAAVDSSNHAFLMASQGIAAFLFDKRGTGASGGVYTQDFELLADDVAAAVGEARRLGAGRIGRVGLAGFSQGGWVAPLAASKAPVDFLVVGYGVIGTPIEQDQWQVDYQLRQLGYGEDVIGKARTLTALAGKVAASNFYSGMPQLLRAKEKFAKEPWLAKVDGQYSGQLLRGEVERARSESPQVIWHYDALTPLRQLAIPQLWVFAQDDSVAPSAPTIARLDALRASGKDKDIAIAVFPQSDHGIRSFALMPDGSRKYLGYAAGYDQLLADWMLQKPLSAQGQERMLAPSALRF, from the coding sequence ATGACTGTTTTTGCTGACCCGCTGCAGCCGGCGGCGCCTGCCTGCCTCACCGGCGCCTATCGGTCGCCGGCCGGCGAAATCATCAGCTTGACCCAGCGCCCGGGCTTTCCGCAGACACTGTTGGCGACCGATTTCAAGGGGCGCAGCGGCGTCTTTGAGGCGACTGGGGAGAACGCTCTGAACGCGGCGGCTGATGCCGACAATCCGGCCAGGCTGGCTGGACATTTGAGCTATGCGGGATGTCAGGCCGACGCGATCGGCTTGCAGTTTTCCGGCGCCGGGGAACAGCAATGGACGCGTTTGCCGCTGCGTATCAGCCGCACGCATTTCATGTCAGGCGCAGTGCAATTGAATGGCGAGCTGATAGAGCCGGTGAGCGCCGGCGGCAAGCCGCCGCTGTTCGTGCTGGTGCATGGCTCCGAATCGACGGCCGCGGTCGATTCCAGCAATCATGCGTTTCTGATGGCTAGCCAAGGCATTGCTGCGTTCTTGTTCGACAAGCGCGGCACCGGCGCTTCGGGTGGCGTCTATACCCAGGATTTTGAACTGCTGGCGGACGATGTCGCCGCCGCAGTAGGGGAGGCGCGCAGGCTTGGCGCCGGCCGCATCGGCCGTGTCGGCCTGGCCGGTTTCAGCCAGGGCGGCTGGGTCGCGCCGCTGGCTGCCAGCAAGGCGCCGGTGGATTTCCTGGTGGTCGGCTACGGCGTGATCGGCACGCCGATCGAGCAGGATCAGTGGCAGGTGGACTACCAATTGCGCCAGCTCGGGTACGGCGAAGACGTGATTGGCAAGGCGCGCACGTTGACCGCGCTGGCCGGCAAGGTGGCGGCCTCGAACTTCTATAGCGGCATGCCGCAGCTGCTGCGGGCCAAGGAGAAATTCGCCAAGGAGCCCTGGCTGGCGAAAGTTGATGGCCAGTACAGCGGCCAACTGCTGCGCGGCGAGGTGGAGCGAGCGCGCAGCGAAAGCCCGCAGGTGATCTGGCATTACGACGCGCTGACGCCGTTGCGGCAGCTCGCCATTCCACAGCTGTGGGTGTTTGCGCAAGACGATTCGGTTGCGCCCAGCGCGCCGACGATTGCCCGGCTGGATGCCTTGCGCGCCAGCGGCAAGGACAAGGACATCGCGATTGCGGTTTTCCCGCAATCGGATCACGGCATCCGCTCCTTTGCGCTGATGCCTGACGGTAGCCGCAAATACCTGGGCTACGCCGCCGGCTACGACCAGCTGCTGGCGGACTGGATGCTGCAGAAGCCTTTGTCAGCGCAGGGGCAGGAGAGGATGCTGGCGCCGTCCGCACTCAGGTTTTGA
- a CDS encoding spore coat protein U domain-containing protein, translated as MAATATATMTNTVTIGNDCTIITTGFTTTYDPIVVNATANQDITASVSTTCTPGALPVITLGQGANANTGSTDTVPLRRLSTGGATPTFLNYALFSDSGRTTTWGNTAATAPASITASGSATPLTVYARVPAGQSGIAATFTDTVVATVTF; from the coding sequence TTGGCAGCAACCGCGACCGCCACCATGACCAACACTGTCACCATCGGCAACGATTGCACAATCATCACTACCGGCTTTACCACGACCTACGACCCGATCGTGGTCAACGCCACCGCCAACCAGGACATCACCGCCAGCGTCAGCACCACTTGCACGCCGGGTGCGCTGCCTGTGATCACGCTGGGGCAAGGCGCCAACGCCAACACCGGCTCGACCGATACCGTGCCGCTGCGCCGCCTCTCCACCGGCGGCGCCACGCCGACCTTTCTCAACTATGCGCTGTTTTCAGATTCAGGCCGCACCACCACCTGGGGCAATACCGCCGCCACCGCGCCCGCCAGCATTACCGCCAGCGGCAGCGCCACGCCGCTTACCGTGTACGCGCGCGTGCCGGCCGGACAGTCCGGCATCGCCGCCACTTTTACCGATACCGTAGTCGCTACCGTGACCTTTTAA
- a CDS encoding serine hydrolase domain-containing protein, with product MRRLTVMLLSNLAASLALAAPTPPAEEAEQQAQLDQDIPQLLEQDAIPSVSIAQIRNGKVVLFAAYGEQSDGVPATPATLYNAASLTKPLTAEIILRLVSKGEIELDEPMDRYWLDPDIAADPRHALLTPRLALSHRTGFPNWRDGKEGLRILRQPGVKWGYSGEGYRYVAHFAENKSGQDFEELAQTYLFKPLAMTETSYSSKDWFKGRIAVPANAAGEAVQPQFASRFNAADLLYTTAYDYGLFIAGVLADQGLSPAVARERGKIQVSMMDEMCQGKLAESCPPNAGFGLGWQILAFKDETLLMHTGKDEGVFTFAYLNRTSRDGAVILTNSDNGYKIVLPVLERLNSSPAFLRYLRGQIQ from the coding sequence ATGCGTCGTTTGACTGTGATGTTGTTATCAAACCTGGCGGCAAGCCTGGCGCTGGCCGCGCCGACGCCGCCGGCGGAAGAGGCCGAGCAGCAGGCGCAGCTCGATCAGGATATTCCGCAACTGCTCGAGCAGGATGCGATTCCCAGCGTCTCTATTGCCCAGATCAGGAACGGCAAGGTGGTGCTGTTTGCCGCCTACGGTGAACAGAGCGACGGCGTGCCGGCCACGCCAGCCACGCTGTACAACGCGGCCTCGCTGACCAAGCCGCTGACCGCTGAAATCATCTTGCGCCTGGTGTCGAAAGGCGAAATCGAGTTGGATGAACCGATGGACCGCTACTGGCTGGATCCGGACATCGCCGCCGACCCGCGTCATGCCTTGCTGACGCCGCGCCTGGCGCTCAGCCACCGTACCGGCTTTCCGAATTGGCGCGACGGCAAGGAAGGCCTCAGGATCCTGCGCCAGCCCGGCGTCAAGTGGGGCTATTCCGGCGAAGGCTATCGATACGTCGCGCATTTCGCCGAAAACAAGAGCGGCCAGGATTTTGAGGAGCTGGCGCAGACTTATCTGTTCAAGCCGCTGGCCATGACCGAGACCTCCTATAGCAGCAAGGACTGGTTCAAGGGTCGCATTGCGGTGCCGGCCAATGCCGCCGGTGAAGCCGTGCAGCCGCAGTTTGCCAGCCGTTTCAATGCAGCCGATCTGCTATATACCACCGCCTATGACTACGGTTTGTTCATTGCCGGCGTACTGGCCGACCAGGGCCTGAGCCCGGCCGTGGCGCGCGAGCGCGGCAAGATCCAGGTCAGCATGATGGATGAAATGTGCCAAGGCAAGCTGGCCGAAAGCTGTCCACCCAATGCCGGTTTTGGGCTGGGCTGGCAGATACTGGCATTCAAGGATGAGACGCTGCTGATGCATACCGGGAAGGACGAAGGCGTATTTACGTTCGCCTACCTGAATCGCACCAGCCGCGACGGCGCCGTCATCCTGACCAATAGCGATAACGGCTACAAGATCGTATTGCCGGTGCTGGAGCGTCTCAACAGCAGCCCGGCTTTCCTGCGCTACCTGCGCGGGCAGATACAGTAA
- a CDS encoding S41 family peptidase: MMAEPGEFSLPAAERQIIQAAIAPPSRLGSTLAALLATLAFSTPALAAEPSPCPPDWEAQICELKSVVEILKKDHLTEIDVPAFLDETIRLGVKTLPYAGFLNAAEQQERVKKDERARNGAPGIGIIFETLADGLHIIDVVPDAPAAQAGIRNGDVVVAMDGNSMAGINNADIAKYAGGDVGTPLKLTLLRGAKQQRLEFTLLRAIIKQRPASAKRLPGDILYTRMSSFPEPAIGDYIDTVQAARKNGAPIKAVILDLRLNGGGALNASIGIIGLFTGRNKTAMVTLQRDDKIQHRISTNWPDYDLPVLKGQDPLAPLESDDWWRSVPLIVLIDGQSASAAEATAAALKDLGRARLLGTPTYGKGMAQTGVGTRDGTYLGWTYARNLRPNGCPMEGYGVVPDWIVGPRKDADMEGVLLLYREVDIPRAPYANKPNPDPFADVRKERQRWRDRRASAKPDPLKSALPQKEFGSAKDWQLQQALNALAGRPVQTASVNPLFMPAQPACIKLDQ; encoded by the coding sequence ATGATGGCTGAACCAGGCGAATTTTCTTTACCGGCAGCGGAGCGTCAGATTATCCAGGCCGCCATCGCCCCGCCCAGCCGCCTTGGAAGCACGCTTGCCGCCCTGCTCGCCACCCTGGCATTTTCCACGCCGGCGCTGGCTGCCGAACCCAGCCCATGTCCGCCAGACTGGGAAGCCCAGATCTGCGAGCTGAAGTCGGTGGTGGAAATACTCAAGAAAGACCACCTGACCGAAATCGATGTCCCCGCCTTTCTCGATGAGACCATACGCCTGGGCGTCAAGACCCTGCCTTATGCCGGATTCTTGAATGCAGCGGAGCAGCAGGAGCGGGTCAAGAAGGATGAGCGCGCGCGCAATGGCGCCCCCGGCATCGGTATCATTTTCGAGACGCTGGCGGATGGCTTGCACATCATCGACGTCGTGCCGGACGCGCCGGCTGCCCAGGCCGGCATACGCAATGGCGACGTCGTGGTGGCAATGGACGGCAACAGCATGGCAGGCATCAACAATGCCGACATCGCCAAATACGCCGGCGGCGATGTCGGCACGCCGCTCAAGCTGACTCTGCTGCGCGGCGCAAAACAGCAACGGCTGGAATTCACGCTGCTGCGCGCCATCATCAAGCAACGGCCGGCAAGCGCCAAACGCCTCCCCGGCGACATCCTGTACACGCGCATGAGCAGCTTCCCGGAACCTGCCATCGGCGACTACATCGACACGGTGCAAGCGGCGCGCAAAAACGGTGCGCCGATCAAGGCCGTGATTCTCGATCTGCGCCTCAACGGCGGCGGCGCCTTGAACGCCTCCATCGGCATCATCGGACTCTTCACCGGCCGCAATAAAACCGCCATGGTCACGCTGCAGCGCGACGACAAGATCCAGCACCGCATCAGCACCAACTGGCCTGACTATGACCTGCCGGTGCTGAAAGGCCAGGACCCGCTCGCACCGTTGGAAAGCGACGACTGGTGGCGCAGCGTGCCGCTGATAGTGCTGATCGATGGCCAGAGCGCTTCGGCTGCAGAAGCTACCGCGGCTGCCCTGAAAGACCTCGGCCGCGCCCGTTTGCTGGGCACCCCCACGTACGGCAAAGGCATGGCGCAAACAGGAGTCGGCACGCGCGACGGCACCTACCTCGGCTGGACCTATGCCCGCAACCTGCGGCCGAACGGCTGCCCGATGGAAGGCTATGGCGTGGTGCCGGACTGGATCGTCGGGCCACGCAAGGATGCCGACATGGAGGGCGTCCTGCTTCTCTATCGCGAAGTCGACATTCCGCGCGCGCCTTACGCCAACAAGCCCAATCCAGATCCCTTCGCCGATGTGCGCAAGGAACGCCAGCGCTGGCGCGACCGGCGCGCCAGCGCCAAACCGGATCCGCTCAAGAGTGCATTACCGCAAAAGGAATTCGGCAGCGCCAAGGATTGGCAGTTGCAGCAAGCGCTGAATGCCCTGGCCGGCAGGCCAGTGCAGACGGCCAGCGTCAATCCGCTCTTCATGCCGGCGCAGCCTGCCTGCATCAAACTGGATCAATAA
- a CDS encoding TetR/AcrR family transcriptional regulator: MKTEIPSSHAKLSIPRGRPREFDMDETLDKAIPVFCSRGYHGTSINDLAEGMQLTVGSIYKAFKDKRGVFLAVLDRQSSQRGIELSQVLARVQSGRDKVQAALTFYAELSHGSRGREGCLVVSTAVELAALDVEIGARAAAAMQGREALMNQLIRQGKNDGSIPLHVDSAATGRLLLCLLQGLRVVGKTGKTRKEMLALVDAAMKILT; the protein is encoded by the coding sequence ATGAAAACCGAAATCCCTTCATCGCATGCAAAATTGTCAATCCCGCGCGGGCGTCCGCGCGAGTTCGATATGGATGAGACGCTGGACAAGGCTATCCCGGTGTTTTGCAGCCGCGGCTACCACGGCACTTCGATCAACGACCTGGCCGAAGGCATGCAGCTGACGGTCGGCAGCATTTATAAAGCATTCAAGGACAAGCGTGGGGTGTTCCTGGCGGTGCTGGACCGCCAGTCGTCGCAACGCGGCATCGAGTTGAGCCAGGTGCTGGCGCGGGTGCAATCGGGGCGGGACAAAGTACAGGCTGCGCTGACCTTCTATGCCGAGCTGTCGCATGGCAGCAGGGGGCGCGAAGGCTGCCTGGTGGTCAGCACCGCGGTTGAGCTGGCGGCGCTGGATGTCGAGATCGGCGCGCGTGCGGCGGCGGCAATGCAGGGCCGCGAAGCGTTGATGAACCAGTTGATCCGGCAAGGCAAGAACGATGGCTCGATTCCATTGCATGTCGATAGCGCCGCTACCGGCCGTCTGCTGCTTTGCCTCTTGCAAGGGCTGCGTGTGGTGGGCAAGACCGGCAAGACGCGCAAGGAAATGCTGGCGCTGGTCGATGCGGCAATGAAAATCCTGACGTAA
- a CDS encoding FMN-dependent NADH-azoreductase, which produces MTTLLHLDASARSGRSDRQLHGSHTRRLSHRFVEQWLQQRPGDRVLVRDVGLQPPSPVSGAWIHAAFTAAAQREPWMEEALAESDALIDEILAADILLLGVPMYNFSAPAQFKAWIDNIVRVGRTFGFDRQRQGEPYWPLLKDAGKLAVVLSSRGDYGYAAGQRMASMNHVEPGIRSALGYIGIERLHSIAVEYDEFGDARLEESIAAAEEEVSRLVGSLIAGLG; this is translated from the coding sequence ATGACTACCTTATTGCATCTGGACGCCAGCGCCCGCAGCGGGCGCTCTGACCGGCAACTGCATGGCTCTCATACGCGTCGCCTGTCGCACCGTTTTGTCGAGCAGTGGCTGCAGCAGCGTCCCGGTGACCGGGTCCTGGTGCGCGATGTCGGCTTGCAGCCGCCGTCGCCGGTCAGCGGCGCCTGGATACATGCGGCGTTTACTGCTGCCGCGCAACGCGAACCATGGATGGAGGAGGCGCTGGCTGAAAGCGACGCCTTGATCGATGAAATACTGGCGGCCGACATTTTGCTGCTCGGTGTACCCATGTACAACTTTAGCGCGCCGGCGCAATTCAAGGCCTGGATCGACAATATCGTCAGGGTAGGACGCACCTTCGGCTTCGACCGCCAGCGCCAGGGAGAGCCCTATTGGCCGCTGCTGAAAGACGCCGGCAAGCTGGCGGTGGTGCTGTCCTCCAGGGGGGACTACGGTTACGCCGCCGGGCAAAGAATGGCGTCGATGAACCATGTCGAGCCAGGCATTCGCAGTGCGCTCGGCTATATCGGCATTGAGCGACTACATAGCATTGCAGTTGAATACGACGAGTTCGGCGATGCCCGGCTTGAGGAGTCGATTGCGGCGGCGGAGGAGGAAGTCAGCAGGCTGGTGGGCAGTTTGATCGCTGGCCTGGGCTAG
- a CDS encoding pyridoxamine 5'-phosphate oxidase family protein, translating to MLTSIAQLEEIYGKPHERSLWKEIDHLNQDYQAFVNASPFAVLASCGPEGMDCSPKGDRPGFVQILDQRTLAIPDRPGNNRIDTLRNLIRDARISLLFIVPGIDETLRVNGRAEISAEPAMLEKFAVDGKLPRTVIVVRIEAAYFHCSKALVRSKLWDPAQQAERASFPSPGAMLKRLSQAGFDAETYDRELPARVQASLY from the coding sequence ATGCTGACCAGCATCGCCCAGCTCGAGGAAATTTACGGAAAACCTCATGAACGTTCATTGTGGAAGGAAATCGACCACCTGAACCAGGATTACCAGGCCTTCGTCAACGCGTCTCCCTTCGCGGTGCTAGCCTCTTGCGGTCCGGAAGGCATGGACTGCTCGCCTAAGGGAGACCGGCCCGGTTTCGTCCAGATTCTGGACCAGCGCACATTGGCAATCCCTGACCGTCCGGGCAACAACCGCATCGACACCCTGCGCAACCTCATCAGGGATGCGCGCATCAGCCTGCTGTTCATCGTGCCAGGTATAGACGAGACCTTGCGCGTCAACGGCCGCGCCGAGATTTCCGCGGAACCGGCCATGCTGGAAAAATTCGCCGTCGACGGCAAGCTGCCGCGCACGGTGATCGTCGTCAGGATAGAGGCCGCTTACTTCCATTGCTCCAAGGCGCTGGTGCGTTCGAAGCTGTGGGATCCCGCACAGCAAGCCGAACGCGCCAGCTTCCCCAGCCCGGGCGCCATGCTCAAGCGCCTCAGCCAGGCTGGCTTTGACGCCGAAACCTATGACCGCGAACTGCCGGCGCGGGTGCAGGCCAGCCTCTATTGA